A stretch of the Polyangiaceae bacterium genome encodes the following:
- the narH gene encoding nitrate reductase subunit beta translates to MDIRAQISMVFHLDKCIGCHTCSVACKNIWTDRKGAEYQWWNNVETKPGTGYPGKWEDQGIYKGGWERGGDGKIHLKGAGKGKGLGNIFHNPHLPSVEDYYEPFTYNYLNLIEAPPGDDQPTARPVSLITGEPMDVQMGPNWDDDLSGTPDYARNDPNLAKLTPAEREAMFQLERMAFFYLPRICNHCLNPGCVASCPSGAIYKRGEDGIVLINQEVCRAWRMCVTACPYKKSYYNWHTGKSEKCILCYPRIEAGYAPACMHSCVGRIRYLGVMLYDADLIEKTASSPESELVGAHLDIIQDPFDPKVIAAAKKNGIPDSTIKAAQNSPTYKFVKEWGMALPLHPEFRTLPMLFYVPPLLPVMASVKETDGAQKKKLNEIAKTWADDWLYDTSTEELWGTVDQARFPLKYMASLFSAGDEQAVALRLKKLMAVRIYRRWKTVGDIDEGKVNQVLKDTELTKESAEAIYYLTALAKFNDRFVIPPSHREQAHEMLEFTGDTRGSTGFGFRQKPERGS, encoded by the coding sequence ATGGACATCAGAGCCCAAATCTCGATGGTCTTTCACCTGGACAAGTGCATCGGCTGTCACACCTGTTCCGTCGCGTGCAAGAACATCTGGACTGATCGCAAAGGCGCCGAGTACCAGTGGTGGAACAACGTCGAGACCAAGCCCGGCACCGGCTACCCCGGGAAGTGGGAGGACCAGGGCATCTACAAAGGTGGCTGGGAGCGCGGCGGCGACGGCAAGATCCACCTCAAGGGTGCCGGCAAGGGCAAGGGCCTCGGCAACATCTTCCACAACCCGCACCTGCCGTCGGTCGAGGACTACTACGAGCCGTTCACCTACAACTATCTGAACCTGATCGAGGCGCCGCCCGGTGACGATCAGCCCACGGCGCGACCGGTTTCGCTCATCACCGGCGAGCCCATGGACGTGCAGATGGGTCCCAACTGGGACGACGATCTGAGCGGCACGCCAGACTACGCGCGCAACGATCCGAACTTGGCGAAGCTCACGCCTGCCGAGCGCGAGGCCATGTTCCAGCTGGAGCGCATGGCGTTCTTCTACCTGCCGCGCATCTGCAACCACTGCTTGAACCCGGGCTGCGTTGCCTCGTGCCCCTCGGGCGCCATCTACAAACGTGGCGAGGACGGCATCGTGCTCATCAACCAGGAGGTCTGCCGAGCCTGGCGCATGTGCGTGACCGCCTGCCCCTACAAGAAGTCGTACTACAACTGGCACACCGGCAAGAGCGAGAAGTGCATCCTGTGCTACCCGCGCATCGAGGCGGGCTACGCGCCGGCGTGCATGCATTCGTGCGTGGGGCGCATCCGCTACCTGGGCGTGATGCTCTACGACGCCGACCTGATCGAGAAGACCGCGAGCTCCCCCGAAAGCGAGCTGGTGGGCGCGCACCTGGACATCATCCAGGATCCGTTCGACCCGAAAGTGATCGCCGCTGCCAAGAAGAACGGCATCCCCGACTCGACGATCAAGGCGGCGCAGAATTCGCCCACCTACAAGTTCGTCAAGGAGTGGGGCATGGCGCTGCCGCTCCACCCCGAGTTCCGCACGCTGCCGATGCTGTTCTACGTCCCGCCACTCTTGCCCGTGATGGCGTCGGTCAAGGAGACGGACGGCGCGCAGAAGAAGAAGCTGAACGAGATCGCCAAGACCTGGGCCGACGACTGGCTCTACGACACCAGCACCGAGGAGCTCTGGGGCACGGTGGACCAGGCGCGCTTCCCGCTGAAGTACATGGCCAGCTTGTTCAGCGCCGGCGACGAGCAGGCGGTGGCCCTGCGGCTGAAGAAGCTGATGGCCGTGCGCATCTACCGCCGCTGGAAGACCGTCGGCGACATCGACGAGGGCAAGGTGAATCAGGTCCTGAAAGACACCGAGCTCACCAAGGAGAGCGCGGAGGCCATCTACTACCTGACGGCGCTCGCCAAGTTCAACGACCGCTTCGTGATTCCACCGTCGCACCGCGAGCAAGCGCACGAGATGCTCGAGTTCACCGGTGACACGCGCGGCTCCACGGGCTTCGGATTCCGGCAGAAGCCGGAGCGAGGGTCCTGA
- a CDS encoding transposase, with amino-acid sequence MTAVPRVAPETVELIQTMARDNRLWGAERIRGELLKVGIRVAKRTVQKYMRSARPRPHSGQSWATFLHNHLHQIWACDFLQVYDIWFRPLFAFFIPLLGFPRVVVELGSRKIVSVAVTGNPSSARVAQQLRDATAFGVGPRLGTRVLTTPVRAPKANAYCKRLLGSVRRECLDHIVPLGERHLLEILLEYMRHFNEARTHQGIGQLIPVGFTTAAVGRAAVIARPVLNGLHHVTSELLDGRVADQRGSQDSRSRHRSGSSSPNVRDFSLSSPEPRRAPAAHEPSPERSRSLLRRRLAALAPQIFVTSAPHTSGPSPILRNAKLPAGSLSSSA; translated from the coding sequence GTGACCGCCGTCCCGCGCGTCGCTCCGGAAACGGTCGAGCTCATCCAGACGATGGCGCGGGACAACCGCCTATGGGGCGCCGAGCGCATCCGCGGCGAGCTCCTAAAGGTCGGCATTCGCGTCGCCAAGCGCACCGTGCAGAAGTACATGCGTTCGGCGCGACCGCGCCCGCATTCGGGCCAGAGTTGGGCGACGTTCTTGCACAATCACCTGCACCAGATCTGGGCGTGCGACTTCCTCCAGGTGTACGATATCTGGTTCCGGCCGCTCTTTGCCTTCTTCATCCCACTTCTGGGATTTCCCAGGGTCGTCGTCGAGCTCGGGTCCCGCAAGATCGTGAGCGTAGCGGTGACGGGAAACCCGAGCTCGGCCCGGGTCGCGCAGCAGCTCCGCGATGCGACCGCGTTCGGCGTCGGCCCCCGCTTGGGCACGAGGGTCTTGACGACGCCTGTTCGAGCGCCGAAGGCGAACGCTTACTGCAAACGCTTGCTCGGCAGCGTGCGGCGGGAGTGTCTCGACCACATCGTCCCGCTCGGCGAACGTCACCTGCTCGAGATCCTCCTCGAGTACATGCGCCACTTCAACGAAGCCCGGACTCACCAAGGCATCGGTCAGCTCATTCCGGTCGGGTTCACGACCGCCGCGGTCGGGCGCGCCGCGGTGATCGCGCGTCCCGTGCTGAACGGGCTCCATCACGTTACCAGCGAGCTGCTTGATGGAAGAGTCGCGGATCAGCGAGGTAGCCAGGACAGCCGGAGCAGGCATCGGAGCGGTTCGAGCAGCCCGAACGTCAGGGACTTCTCCCTGAGTTCGCCCGAGCCCAGGCGAGCTCCCGCAGCACACGAGCCAAGTCCCGAAAGGTCTCGTTCTCTTCTGAGACGTCGACTCGCAGCTCTCGCCCCTCAGATCTTCGTGACCTCCGCGCCCCACACCTCGGGGCCATCGCCGATCTTGCGAAACGCGAAGCTCCCGGCGGGCTCGCTCTCTTCGAGCGCGTAG
- a CDS encoding Rrf2 family transcriptional regulator produces MSAGVFLNRTADHALRAMLYLGTSGRAGMLRSEDLARATGIPPYYLQKVLRRLVDSRLLISERGHNGGVALARPARSISFGDVLRAVGDDPRVGCCAGCCVRQKRSCPLHSAYLALRRWADGRSIAGQRSAARRRRPARRAK; encoded by the coding sequence ATGTCTGCGGGGGTCTTTCTCAACCGAACGGCGGACCACGCCTTGCGCGCCATGCTCTACTTGGGCACGTCGGGGCGCGCAGGGATGCTCCGCTCCGAGGACCTCGCACGCGCGACCGGCATCCCCCCTTACTATCTGCAGAAGGTCTTGCGGCGGCTGGTCGACTCGAGGTTGCTGATCTCGGAGCGCGGACACAACGGCGGTGTGGCGCTGGCGCGCCCTGCGCGGTCCATCAGCTTCGGCGACGTGCTGCGGGCGGTCGGCGACGATCCCCGAGTCGGATGCTGCGCGGGCTGCTGCGTCCGGCAGAAGCGGAGCTGCCCGCTACACTCCGCCTATCTGGCTCTGCGCCGGTGGGCGGACGGGCGCAGCATCGCGGGCCAGCGCAGCGCGGCCAGACGCCGGCGCCCGGCCAGGCGAGCCAAATGA
- a CDS encoding nitrate reductase subunit alpha → MSWIQDIISPKTRQWEEFYRNRFQHDRIVRSTHGVNCTGGCSWQIHVKDGIVVWETQQLDYPLLEDSLPPYEPRGCQRGISYSWYLYSPLRIKYPLIRGALIDAFENAKEHAKGDPVAAWAKLMGDPEQRKSFQKARGKGGFRRASWDTVLEIMAAANLHTAKKYGPDRVFGFSPIPAMSMLSYAAGGRFLQLFGGANLSFYDWYCDLPTAFPEIWGEQTDVCESADWYNSKMIADMGACLNMTRTPDCHFFAEARHNGTKAVVFSPDFSQVCKYADQWVPLHAGSDGAFWMAVSHVILKEFHHEEQTPYFIQYVKQYTDSPFLVKLEQVGDHYRPGRLLRANELAKFAAIEHGDWKFLNIDEATNELVIPKGSVGFRWAKKDTAKWNIKLENALDDQPYDPILTLLGNRDETLPTEFTEFGLDRKAIRNVPVRYVETAEGKVAVTTVYDLIMAQYGVGRGLPGDYPKDYTDKDSAYTPAWQEILTGVDSKTVLQFAREWANTAATTQGKCMIIVGAGINHWYHSNLMYRAGAMALMLSGCVGKNGGGLNHYVGQEKLAPSDSWGTMAFAKDHVSASRLQQAPLWHYLNTCQYRYDGHYSRYNAVPKNEWTKLHTADTIFRSVRMGWMPFYPQFKQNTLELCREAQEHGAKTDDEIKQYVVEKLKSKKLEYSVSDPEAPENHPRVWYIWRGNAIMGSMKGHEYALKHYLGTHSNAIGKDSAEHPEEVKWHDVAPTGKMDLVVDLNFRMDSSALYSDIVLPAASWYEKADMNSTDLHSFIHPLSQAVAPVWESKSDWDIFKEISRATANLAKKHLPGVHKDVVASPLSHDSADEITQPAIKDWYRGECDAIPGQTMHKLTVVERDFTKLYERYITLGEGVRKQGLGAHGNHYMCEDAYDELIESNHYPVETIDGKVYPSLREDNLAANVLLHLSTLTNGKLNVRAYENMEKKTGLRLADIGHGSRDVHLTYEDLQAQPRRYNTSPLWSGLMNDGRAYAAYTYNVDRLVPWRTLTGRQHFYLDHELYLAYGECLPTYKPSPKPEAYGDLRETVKNGEAMALNCLTPHGKWHIHSTYMDNLRMLTLSRGCEPCWLSEADAESLGIQDNDWVEVYNDHGVYCTRASVSARIPKGVCIVYHVPERTVGIPKSQVRGNRRAGGHNSFTRIHLKPNYLSGGYGQFSFHFNYWGPIAPQRDTHVFVKKMTKVVF, encoded by the coding sequence ATGAGCTGGATCCAGGACATCATCTCGCCCAAGACTCGGCAGTGGGAGGAGTTTTACCGGAACCGCTTTCAGCACGACCGCATCGTGCGCAGCACGCACGGGGTGAACTGCACGGGAGGCTGCTCCTGGCAGATCCACGTGAAGGACGGCATCGTGGTCTGGGAGACGCAGCAGCTCGACTATCCGCTGCTCGAGGACTCGCTCCCGCCCTACGAGCCGCGCGGCTGCCAGCGCGGCATCTCGTACTCCTGGTACCTGTACAGCCCGCTTCGCATCAAGTACCCGCTGATCCGCGGGGCGCTGATCGACGCTTTCGAGAACGCGAAGGAGCACGCGAAGGGGGACCCGGTCGCCGCTTGGGCCAAGCTCATGGGCGACCCCGAGCAGCGCAAGAGCTTCCAAAAGGCCCGAGGTAAGGGCGGCTTCCGCCGCGCGTCCTGGGACACCGTGCTCGAGATCATGGCGGCGGCGAACCTCCACACCGCCAAGAAGTACGGGCCCGACCGCGTCTTCGGCTTCTCACCCATCCCGGCGATGTCGATGCTGAGCTACGCGGCGGGCGGTCGCTTCCTGCAGCTCTTCGGCGGCGCGAACCTCAGCTTCTACGACTGGTACTGCGATTTGCCCACGGCGTTCCCCGAGATCTGGGGCGAGCAGACGGACGTGTGCGAGAGCGCCGATTGGTACAACTCGAAGATGATCGCCGACATGGGCGCGTGTCTGAACATGACGCGCACGCCCGACTGCCACTTCTTCGCCGAAGCGCGCCACAACGGCACCAAGGCGGTGGTCTTCTCCCCGGACTTCAGCCAGGTCTGCAAGTACGCCGATCAGTGGGTGCCGCTCCACGCCGGCAGCGACGGCGCGTTCTGGATGGCCGTCTCCCACGTCATCCTCAAGGAGTTCCACCACGAGGAGCAGACGCCGTACTTCATCCAGTACGTCAAGCAGTACACGGACAGCCCGTTCTTGGTGAAGCTCGAGCAGGTCGGCGATCACTACCGCCCCGGGCGCCTCCTGCGTGCCAACGAGCTCGCTAAATTCGCGGCGATCGAGCACGGCGACTGGAAGTTCCTCAACATCGACGAGGCGACCAACGAGCTGGTGATCCCCAAGGGCAGCGTGGGCTTCCGCTGGGCCAAGAAGGACACGGCCAAGTGGAACATCAAGCTCGAGAACGCGCTGGATGACCAGCCCTACGACCCGATCCTCACTCTGCTCGGCAATCGAGACGAGACGCTGCCCACGGAGTTCACGGAGTTCGGCCTCGATCGCAAGGCGATTCGCAACGTGCCGGTGCGCTACGTCGAGACCGCCGAGGGCAAGGTGGCGGTCACCACGGTCTACGACCTGATCATGGCCCAGTACGGCGTCGGTCGCGGTCTGCCGGGTGACTATCCCAAGGACTACACCGACAAGGACTCGGCCTACACGCCAGCCTGGCAGGAGATCCTCACCGGCGTCGACTCGAAGACGGTGCTGCAGTTCGCGCGCGAGTGGGCCAACACCGCGGCGACCACGCAGGGCAAGTGCATGATCATCGTCGGTGCCGGCATCAACCACTGGTACCACTCCAACCTGATGTACCGCGCCGGCGCCATGGCGCTGATGCTGTCGGGGTGCGTGGGCAAGAACGGCGGCGGGCTGAACCACTACGTCGGCCAGGAGAAGCTGGCGCCGTCGGACTCGTGGGGGACGATGGCGTTCGCCAAAGACCACGTCAGCGCGAGCCGCCTGCAGCAGGCGCCGCTCTGGCACTACCTCAATACCTGCCAATACCGCTACGACGGGCACTACTCGCGCTACAACGCGGTGCCCAAGAACGAGTGGACCAAGCTCCACACCGCCGACACCATCTTCCGCTCGGTGCGCATGGGGTGGATGCCGTTCTATCCGCAGTTCAAGCAGAACACGCTCGAGCTGTGCCGCGAAGCCCAGGAGCACGGCGCGAAGACCGACGACGAGATCAAGCAGTACGTGGTGGAGAAGCTGAAGAGCAAGAAGCTCGAGTACTCCGTCAGCGATCCCGAGGCCCCGGAGAACCACCCGCGCGTTTGGTACATCTGGCGCGGCAACGCGATCATGGGGAGCATGAAGGGCCACGAATACGCCCTCAAGCACTACCTCGGCACGCACTCGAACGCGATCGGCAAGGACTCCGCGGAGCACCCGGAGGAAGTGAAGTGGCACGACGTCGCACCCACCGGAAAGATGGACCTCGTGGTCGATCTCAACTTCCGGATGGACTCGTCGGCGCTCTACTCGGACATCGTGCTGCCCGCGGCCTCTTGGTACGAGAAGGCGGACATGAACAGCACCGACTTGCACTCGTTCATTCACCCTCTGTCGCAGGCGGTAGCGCCGGTCTGGGAGTCGAAGTCGGACTGGGACATCTTCAAGGAGATCTCTCGCGCCACGGCGAACCTGGCCAAGAAGCACCTCCCCGGCGTGCACAAGGACGTGGTGGCTTCGCCGCTCTCGCACGACAGCGCCGACGAGATCACTCAGCCCGCGATCAAGGACTGGTACCGCGGCGAGTGCGACGCCATTCCTGGCCAGACCATGCACAAGCTGACGGTCGTCGAGCGCGACTTCACCAAGCTCTACGAGCGCTACATCACGCTGGGCGAAGGCGTGAGGAAGCAGGGCCTGGGCGCGCACGGCAACCACTACATGTGCGAGGACGCCTACGACGAGCTGATCGAATCGAACCACTATCCGGTCGAGACCATCGACGGCAAGGTCTACCCCTCGTTGCGCGAAGACAACCTGGCGGCCAACGTGCTCCTGCACTTGTCGACGCTGACGAACGGCAAGCTGAACGTCCGCGCCTACGAGAACATGGAGAAGAAGACGGGCCTCCGGCTGGCGGACATCGGCCACGGCAGCCGCGACGTGCACCTGACCTACGAGGACCTGCAGGCCCAGCCGCGGCGCTACAACACCTCGCCGCTGTGGAGCGGCCTGATGAACGACGGGCGCGCCTACGCGGCCTACACTTACAACGTCGATCGGCTCGTGCCCTGGCGCACGCTCACGGGGCGCCAGCACTTCTACCTCGATCACGAGCTCTACCTCGCCTACGGCGAGTGCCTGCCGACGTACAAGCCGTCACCCAAACCGGAGGCATACGGTGACCTGCGCGAGACGGTGAAGAACGGCGAGGCGATGGCGCTGAACTGCCTCACGCCGCACGGCAAGTGGCACATCCACTCGACCTACATGGACAACCTGCGCATGCTGACGCTCTCGCGCGGGTGCGAGCCGTGCTGGCTGAGCGAAGCGGACGCCGAGTCGCTCGGCATCCAGGACAACGACTGGGTCGAGGTCTACAACGACCACGGTGTGTACTGCACGCGCGCCTCGGTGAGCGCGCGCATCCCGAAGGGCGTGTGCATCGTCTATCACGTCCCCGAGCGAACTGTCGGCATCCCCAAGTCCCAGGTGCGCGGCAACCGCCGAGCGGGCGGTCACAACAGCTTCACGCGCATCCACCTGAAGCCGAACTACCTGAGCGGCGGGTACGGGCAGTTCTCCTTCCACTTCAACTACTGGGGACCGATCGCGCCGCAGCGCGACACCCACGTCTTCGTAAAGAAGATGACGAAGGTCGTCTTCTGA
- a CDS encoding cytochrome c, translating to MKPSTVWRALSIGAAVAVVLGATDARASGGEQKFNSVCAACHTIGGGTRVGPDLKGVADRRSEEWLLQFIKSSQSVIASGDPVAVKLFNDFNKTPMPDMPQFSEADIKDIIDFIRAGGSGSGGGMGESFPEATSAEIDRGRRLFQGLIRLENAGPACNSCHHVTHDAVIGGGVLAKDLTQVFSRVGAPGVSAILGKPPFPVMEAAYKDAPLTQSEARDIVGFLQDVDKTQALQTPVDYGNRLVAGGSAMFVVLAGLYGVIWRRRKPGPVNREIFERQVKSE from the coding sequence ATGAAACCGTCCACTGTCTGGCGCGCCCTCTCCATCGGCGCCGCCGTCGCCGTCGTGCTCGGTGCCACCGACGCGCGGGCTTCGGGCGGCGAGCAGAAATTCAACAGCGTGTGCGCGGCCTGCCACACCATCGGCGGCGGCACGCGCGTCGGCCCGGACTTGAAGGGCGTCGCCGACCGGCGCTCCGAAGAGTGGTTGCTCCAGTTCATCAAGTCGTCGCAGTCGGTCATCGCGTCCGGCGATCCGGTTGCGGTGAAGCTCTTCAACGACTTCAACAAGACTCCGATGCCCGACATGCCTCAGTTCTCCGAGGCGGACATCAAGGACATCATCGACTTCATCAGGGCCGGGGGCTCGGGCTCCGGCGGGGGCATGGGGGAGAGCTTTCCCGAAGCGACCTCTGCCGAGATCGACCGCGGCCGACGCCTGTTCCAGGGGCTGATCCGGCTGGAAAACGCCGGACCGGCCTGCAACTCGTGCCATCACGTCACCCACGACGCGGTGATCGGCGGCGGCGTGCTCGCCAAGGACCTGACGCAGGTGTTCTCCCGCGTCGGCGCTCCGGGCGTGAGCGCCATCCTCGGCAAGCCTCCCTTTCCGGTGATGGAGGCCGCGTACAAGGACGCGCCGCTCACGCAGAGCGAAGCGCGCGACATCGTCGGGTTCCTGCAAGACGTCGACAAGACGCAGGCGCTGCAGACGCCGGTGGACTACGGCAATCGGCTGGTCGCGGGCGGCTCGGCGATGTTCGTCGTGCTCGCAGGCCTGTACGGGGTGATCTGGCGGCGGCGCAAGCCGGGGCCGGTCAACCGCGAGATCTTCGAGCGCCAGGTGAAGTCCGAGTGA
- the narI gene encoding respiratory nitrate reductase subunit gamma produces MTLPNLFFFVGLPYIAIVTFLVGTIQRYRNTGFKVSSLSSQFLEGKRLFWASVPFHFGILVVFFGHLTAFLIPAGILAWNSNPVRLLVLQITAWAFGLSVLVGLVGLMLRRLTNARVKMVTTRMDLLIELMLLVQTGLGLYIGYAHRWGASWFAADLSPYLWSLFLLDPQITAVSAMPLVIKLHIITAFLIIGIFPFTRLVHVLVAPLHYLNRPYQRVIWNYDRRAIRDPKTPWSPVRPKNN; encoded by the coding sequence ATGACCTTGCCGAACCTGTTCTTCTTCGTGGGGCTGCCCTACATCGCCATCGTGACGTTCCTCGTCGGGACGATTCAGCGCTACCGCAACACGGGCTTCAAGGTCTCGTCCCTGTCTTCACAGTTCCTGGAGGGGAAGCGCCTGTTCTGGGCCTCGGTGCCGTTTCACTTCGGCATCTTGGTGGTGTTCTTCGGCCACCTGACCGCGTTCTTGATCCCAGCCGGCATCCTGGCCTGGAACAGCAACCCCGTCCGGCTGCTCGTGCTCCAGATCACCGCGTGGGCCTTCGGCCTGAGCGTGTTGGTGGGACTCGTGGGCCTGATGCTGCGCCGGCTCACGAACGCGCGCGTGAAGATGGTCACGACTCGAATGGACCTCTTGATCGAGCTGATGCTGCTCGTGCAGACCGGCCTCGGGCTCTACATCGGCTACGCTCACCGCTGGGGTGCGTCGTGGTTCGCTGCGGATCTCTCGCCCTACCTGTGGTCGCTCTTCCTGCTCGACCCGCAGATCACCGCAGTCAGCGCCATGCCGCTGGTCATCAAGCTGCACATCATCACCGCCTTCCTGATCATCGGAATCTTCCCCTTCACGCGCCTGGTCCACGTCCTGGTGGCCCCGCTCCATTACCTGAATCGGCCCTACCAGCGCGTGATCTGGAACTACGACCGGCGCGCCATCCGCGACCCGAAGACACCCTGGAGCCCGGTGCGCCCGAAGAATAACTGA